One genomic region from Amycolatopsis sp. FBCC-B4732 encodes:
- a CDS encoding sigma-70 family RNA polymerase sigma factor yields MNDDFLARSFETHRDHLRAVAYRMLGSLSEAEDAVQESWLRLSRSDGAAVENLGGWLTTVVGRVCLDMLRSRKARREEPWDALVPDPIVSRDDDGPEHEVLMADSVGLALLVVLDTLTPGERLAFVLRDMFAMPFEEIAPIVGRSEAATRQLASRARRRVQGAPVAPDPDLARQREVVDAFLAAARGGDFDALVSVLDPEVVLRADRGAAHGGSDEVRGAAAVANQALTFSRLGAGGGVVRRALVNGAAGVVATRDGRPFSVLGFTVAGGRIVEIDILADLERLERLDLAVLD; encoded by the coding sequence GTGAACGACGATTTCCTGGCTCGGAGCTTCGAGACCCACCGCGACCACCTGCGGGCCGTCGCCTACCGGATGCTGGGCTCGCTGAGCGAAGCCGAGGACGCCGTCCAGGAGTCGTGGCTGCGGTTGAGCCGGAGCGACGGCGCCGCCGTCGAGAACCTGGGCGGCTGGCTGACCACGGTCGTCGGCCGCGTCTGCCTCGACATGCTGCGGTCGCGCAAGGCGCGGCGCGAGGAGCCGTGGGACGCGCTGGTGCCGGACCCGATCGTCAGCCGCGACGACGACGGCCCCGAGCACGAGGTGCTGATGGCGGACTCGGTCGGGCTGGCGCTGCTGGTCGTGCTGGACACGCTCACCCCGGGCGAGCGGCTGGCGTTCGTGCTGCGGGACATGTTCGCGATGCCGTTCGAGGAGATCGCCCCGATCGTCGGCCGGTCCGAAGCGGCGACCCGGCAGCTCGCCAGCCGCGCCCGCCGCCGGGTGCAGGGCGCGCCGGTGGCGCCGGACCCGGACCTGGCCCGCCAGCGCGAAGTGGTCGACGCCTTCCTGGCCGCGGCCCGCGGCGGCGACTTCGACGCACTGGTCTCGGTCCTGGACCCGGAGGTCGTCCTACGCGCCGACCGCGGCGCGGCCCACGGCGGTTCGGACGAGGTCCGCGGCGCGGCGGCGGTGGCCAACCAGGCCCTGACGTTCTCCCGCCTCGGCGCAGGCGGCGGCGTGGTCCGCCGGGCTTTGGTCAACGGCGCGGCGGGCGTGGTGGCGACCCGCGACGGACGGCCGTTCTCGGTGCTCGGCTTCACGGTGGCCGGCGGGCGGATCGTGGAGATCGACATTCTTGCGGACCTCGAGCGGCTGGAGCGCTTGGATCTGGCGGTGCTGGACTGA